A stretch of Pseudomonas sp. LS.1a DNA encodes these proteins:
- a CDS encoding DAHL domain-containing protein, translated as MRLNARRSLLLLAICAMSLASVLVYLYWMSKSDENGTYAQARDLIRQIKQYDAQWEGAVLKSRTTTNYNYDPLVLPLLEMKRLWREFGTLEGRHPQTDMLAWQTAFRDYQQAFDDKVLLVSRFKSHNAILRNSLAFLPAAADVIQVHLRQLVDADTLRLRRITSDTYDLMLSSLEFAQTTTDEKAADILVGLNNLSVNKERLPVDFQVPIDTISKHIELILREQPKVDQLLEAIEAVPIAERLDAIALMLDRDEQAAALTAQRYHFYLLVFSTLLVLLLLYMGIWLMRSYAEINRVNRALVSANDELEQRVERRTQALTQASAALQREVDERRQLENQLVQSEKLASLGQLAAGVAHEVNNPIGFVSSNLGALDDYFNRLQDMLKAYADAENTLIPNGLSAELAKLRTEIELDYLLEDIPALIRESKDGISRVARIVKDLKDFSRVDSSHDWQLADLHQGIESTLNIVASELRHKADLVKNYGALPKVECLPSQINQVIMNLLVNATQAMGAERGRITLRTGASDNWVWIEVADNGCGIPAESLQKIFDPFYTTKPIGQGTGLGLSLSYGIIKRHGGEIRVDSEVGVGTTFRVELPIRQARSA; from the coding sequence ATGAGATTGAACGCGCGGCGCAGTCTTCTGCTGTTGGCTATATGTGCCATGTCGCTGGCGTCGGTGCTGGTCTATTTGTACTGGATGTCCAAATCCGATGAGAATGGTACCTACGCCCAGGCGCGTGATCTGATTCGCCAGATCAAGCAGTACGATGCCCAGTGGGAAGGCGCAGTGCTCAAGTCGCGCACCACTACCAATTACAACTATGACCCGCTGGTGCTGCCGCTGCTGGAAATGAAACGTCTTTGGCGGGAATTCGGCACGCTGGAGGGGCGTCACCCGCAAACAGATATGCTTGCCTGGCAAACGGCCTTTCGCGATTACCAACAAGCCTTCGACGACAAGGTGCTGCTGGTCTCGCGCTTCAAGTCGCACAATGCGATCCTGCGAAACTCCCTGGCTTTTCTCCCGGCTGCAGCGGATGTAATACAGGTGCACCTTCGTCAATTGGTCGATGCCGATACACTGCGCCTGCGCAGAATCACCAGCGATACCTATGACTTGATGCTAAGCAGCCTTGAGTTTGCCCAGACCACAACCGATGAAAAAGCTGCCGACATCCTGGTTGGACTCAACAATCTTTCGGTCAACAAGGAGCGCTTGCCTGTCGACTTTCAGGTGCCTATCGATACCATCAGCAAACACATAGAGTTGATTCTTCGTGAGCAACCCAAGGTCGATCAGCTGCTTGAAGCGATCGAGGCGGTTCCGATCGCCGAGCGCCTGGACGCCATTGCCCTGATGCTGGACCGCGACGAGCAAGCAGCAGCGCTAACGGCTCAGCGATACCATTTCTACCTGCTGGTGTTTTCCACCCTGCTGGTGTTGCTGTTGCTGTACATGGGGATATGGCTAATGCGCAGCTATGCCGAAATTAACCGTGTAAACCGAGCGCTGGTGAGCGCCAACGACGAATTGGAACAGCGGGTTGAACGGCGCACCCAGGCACTCACCCAAGCCAGCGCTGCACTGCAGCGCGAGGTGGATGAACGCCGGCAACTCGAAAACCAGTTGGTCCAGTCGGAAAAGCTCGCCTCGCTCGGTCAGCTGGCAGCCGGCGTCGCCCATGAGGTCAATAACCCGATTGGTTTTGTCTCGTCCAACCTCGGCGCACTGGATGATTATTTCAACCGTTTGCAGGACATGCTCAAGGCATATGCTGACGCGGAAAATACCCTGATTCCGAACGGGCTCAGCGCGGAGCTGGCGAAATTGCGCACGGAAATCGAGCTGGACTACTTGCTGGAGGACATTCCGGCGCTGATCCGCGAATCCAAGGACGGTATCAGCCGCGTTGCGCGGATCGTCAAGGACCTCAAGGACTTTTCACGAGTAGACAGCAGCCATGACTGGCAACTGGCAGACCTGCATCAAGGCATAGAGTCAACATTGAACATTGTTGCCAGCGAACTCAGGCACAAGGCAGACCTTGTCAAGAATTACGGCGCATTGCCGAAGGTCGAGTGCCTGCCTTCGCAGATCAATCAGGTAATCATGAATCTGCTGGTCAATGCCACCCAGGCGATGGGCGCCGAGCGTGGCAGAATTACCCTGCGAACCGGCGCCAGTGACAATTGGGTGTGGATCGAAGTTGCAGACAATGGGTGTGGCATTCCTGCCGAAAGCCTGCAAAAGATCTTCGATCCGTTCTACACGACGAAGCCCATCGGCCAGGGCACCGGGCTGGGATTGTCACTTTCGTACGGAATCATCAAGCGTCATGGTGGCGAGATCCGCGTAGACAGCGAGGTGGGTGTCGGTACGACATTCAGGGTCGAACTGCCCATCCGTCAGGCCAGGTCGGCCTGA